The following proteins come from a genomic window of Sphaerisporangium rubeum:
- a CDS encoding colicin E3/pyocin S6 family cytotoxin, with amino-acid sequence MTIIPWPRTGFLARQRRLGAPNGRMRWQSLSGDEYYEWDSQHGHVEVYNKRGRHIGVLDCEGVVIGKPVQGRRIDV; translated from the coding sequence ATGACAATCATCCCCTGGCCCCGGACAGGGTTCCTGGCGAGGCAGAGACGGCTGGGAGCGCCGAACGGAAGGATGCGTTGGCAGAGCCTCTCGGGTGATGAATACTACGAGTGGGACAGTCAACACGGCCATGTAGAGGTGTACAACAAGCGAGGACGACATATCGGCGTCCTCGATTGCGAAGGTGTCGTGATCGGCAAGCCGGTACAAGGACGGAGGATCGATGTCTAA
- a CDS encoding glycosyltransferase family 2 protein, translating to MGVKVSVVVPVSEPGPDDDAFDACVRSLLEQTMPSDEYEVIFADDHSDDGTRERLDAVAAVRPNVRVLHLEHTGSPTRGRNVGLAVARGEYVYLLGRRDRLERVALEAMYHAAVETDADVLIGRLVRGDDPPSRAFSRNRERADLFRDRLLGLPTAHKLFRRAFLDTRDIRFPDIEPQMSEQAFVIKAYLTAKVVAVLADQVCCHMAPPQPPQSTPAEWATGLRAVLDVIDTHSDPGEQRERLYAHWFRTGVLRPLGGRRLANATPGRRAAMFSALRDLTLERFPPELDRHLPVHLRTRAMLLRSGQLGRLMALNEATTGTYLRAELRDVRWDESILTLDLAVEIVNAAGDPMTYESAGDRLLWTPPLAGLNLPPALADVTDAVAKARMEVYIRHTGNGLIFFIPVTGEVCRAEENGRVRVWAVGRARLDVGSAALGRPLRPGEWEVHVRMRGGTHQARTRVAGHKGAQLSCVGVLAGHPRKLVIPCWSEQRELSVYVEPKSFADSIVLVSAGATVTHRDGELFIALPVPYVPPSGGPATELLLRQATTRARTVTVPALVEPGVPGRFPGQLVAKFPLARIPSETHLTPGLWTPHLKVDAREHPLRFAMDLSRSRRARIRPTQDPTSLTRPPSALTRLLNHLPGGPQTLRALQKLRTRYLPPPQ from the coding sequence ATGGGTGTGAAGGTCAGCGTGGTGGTGCCGGTGTCCGAACCAGGCCCGGACGATGACGCGTTCGACGCGTGTGTGCGGTCGCTGCTCGAGCAGACGATGCCGTCGGACGAATACGAAGTGATCTTCGCCGACGACCACTCGGACGACGGCACTAGAGAACGGCTCGACGCCGTCGCCGCGGTACGGCCCAACGTCCGCGTGCTGCACCTGGAGCACACCGGCTCCCCGACGCGCGGCCGCAACGTCGGCCTGGCCGTGGCCCGCGGGGAGTACGTCTATCTGCTCGGCCGGCGTGACCGGCTGGAACGCGTGGCGCTCGAAGCCATGTACCACGCCGCCGTGGAGACCGACGCCGACGTGCTCATCGGCCGCCTGGTACGCGGCGACGACCCGCCGTCCCGCGCGTTCTCCCGCAACCGTGAGCGCGCCGACCTGTTCCGCGACCGCCTGCTCGGCCTGCCGACCGCGCACAAACTGTTCCGCCGCGCGTTCCTCGACACCAGGGACATCCGCTTCCCCGACATCGAACCCCAGATGTCCGAGCAGGCCTTCGTCATCAAGGCCTACCTCACCGCCAAGGTCGTCGCCGTGCTCGCCGACCAGGTGTGCTGCCACATGGCCCCACCGCAGCCACCCCAGAGCACCCCCGCGGAATGGGCCACCGGCCTGCGTGCCGTCCTGGACGTCATCGACACCCACAGCGACCCCGGTGAGCAGCGTGAGCGGCTGTACGCGCACTGGTTCCGCACCGGCGTACTGCGACCGCTCGGTGGCCGCCGCCTGGCGAACGCCACCCCCGGCCGCCGCGCCGCCATGTTCTCCGCGCTGCGCGACCTCACCCTGGAACGCTTCCCCCCCGAACTCGACCGCCACCTCCCCGTCCACCTGCGCACCCGGGCCATGCTCCTCAGATCAGGACAACTCGGCCGCCTGATGGCCCTCAACGAGGCCACCACCGGCACCTACCTGCGCGCCGAACTCCGCGACGTCCGCTGGGACGAGAGCATCCTCACACTCGACCTGGCCGTGGAGATCGTCAACGCCGCCGGCGACCCCATGACGTACGAGTCCGCCGGTGACCGCCTCCTGTGGACCCCGCCGCTCGCCGGCCTGAACCTCCCCCCGGCCCTCGCCGACGTCACCGACGCCGTCGCCAAGGCCCGCATGGAGGTCTACATCCGCCACACCGGCAACGGCCTGATCTTCTTCATCCCCGTCACCGGCGAGGTCTGCCGCGCCGAGGAGAACGGCCGCGTCCGCGTCTGGGCCGTGGGCCGGGCCCGTCTCGACGTCGGCTCCGCCGCGCTCGGCCGGCCCCTGCGTCCCGGCGAATGGGAGGTTCACGTCCGCATGCGCGGCGGCACGCACCAGGCCCGCACCCGGGTCGCCGGCCACAAAGGAGCCCAGCTCAGCTGCGTAGGCGTCCTCGCCGGCCACCCCCGCAAACTCGTCATCCCCTGCTGGTCCGAGCAAAGAGAACTCAGCGTCTACGTAGAACCCAAATCCTTCGCCGACTCCATAGTCCTCGTCTCCGCCGGCGCCACCGTCACCCACCGCGACGGCGAACTCTTCATCGCTCTCCCCGTCCCCTACGTCCCCCCGAGCGGCGGCCCCGCGACCGAACTCCTCCTCCGCCAGGCCACCACCCGAGCCCGCACCGTGACCGTCCCGGCCCTGGTCGAACCCGGCGTCCCCGGCCGCTTCCCCGGCCAGTTGGTAGCAAAGTTCCCCCTGGCCAGAATCCCCTCGGAAACCCACCTCACCCCCGGCCTGTGGACCCCCCACCTGAAGGTGGACGCGAGAGAACACCCCCTGCGCTTCGCCATGGACCTCTCCCGCTCCCGCCGAGCCAGAATCCGCCCCACCCAAGACCCCACATCCCTGACCCGCCCCCCCTCAGCCCTGACCCGCCTCCTGAACCACCTCCCAGGCGGCCCCCAAACCCTCCGAGCCCTACAGAAACTCAGAACCCGCTACCTCCCCCCACCCCAGTAG
- a CDS encoding sensor histidine kinase, protein MTGGRWRPTGLRGRLIVTFILVAVTASALVAGIGYQLVRRALLDRAENSATADVRDVLQRIPLPVGTPDLLWPPSVITDRDLEDLVGSLGGPGRHVILQYGEQQRFSAGSGFVLADVPEDFRRSASARLVRQRLIIHDQPWLLIGTQVYRVTGSGAVRPTGMTVYVFLSLREEESVLIRLRVALAQAGGITLALALTVALVSARSVLLPVRRLGEAARALGAGRLDTRLPVHGQDELAHLTATFNDTASALEQTVSELRALEAMSRRFVADVSHELRTPLTTMTAVTDMLTEEAERMPPDARQAVDLVVREINRLRVLVENLIEASRLDSGTVVLSRENADIGVALADCLEIRGWTGRVRLNVPAGLTFSVDPRRFDVIVANLIGNALTHGAPPVSASARTTPEGLVVRVRDRGKGIPREALPHVFDRFYKVEAGRARSEGSGLGLAIARANAELHGGTIDVQLIDPGTLFTVRIPWP, encoded by the coding sequence ATGACCGGTGGCCGGTGGCGTCCCACCGGCCTGCGCGGCCGGCTGATCGTCACGTTCATCCTGGTCGCGGTCACCGCCTCGGCCCTGGTGGCCGGCATCGGCTACCAACTCGTACGCCGCGCGCTGCTGGACCGCGCCGAGAACAGCGCCACCGCCGACGTGCGTGACGTGCTGCAGCGCATCCCGCTGCCGGTCGGCACCCCCGACCTGCTGTGGCCGCCGTCCGTCATCACCGACCGGGACCTTGAGGACCTCGTGGGTTCGCTCGGCGGCCCCGGCCGTCACGTGATCCTGCAGTACGGCGAGCAGCAACGGTTCAGCGCGGGCTCCGGCTTCGTCCTGGCCGACGTGCCTGAGGACTTCCGCAGGTCGGCCTCGGCGCGGCTGGTACGGCAGCGGCTGATCATCCACGACCAGCCGTGGCTGCTCATCGGCACCCAGGTGTACCGCGTGACCGGCTCAGGGGCCGTACGGCCCACCGGTATGACCGTCTACGTCTTCCTCTCCCTGAGGGAGGAGGAGAGCGTCCTGATCCGCCTGCGGGTCGCGCTGGCGCAGGCAGGCGGCATCACGCTGGCCCTCGCGCTCACCGTCGCGCTGGTGTCGGCGCGCAGCGTGCTGCTGCCGGTACGCAGGCTCGGCGAGGCCGCACGTGCCCTCGGCGCGGGCCGCCTCGACACCCGCCTTCCGGTGCACGGTCAGGACGAACTGGCCCACCTGACCGCGACGTTCAACGACACCGCGTCCGCGCTCGAACAGACCGTGTCCGAGCTGCGAGCACTTGAAGCCATGTCACGGCGTTTCGTGGCCGACGTGTCCCACGAACTGCGCACCCCCCTCACCACCATGACCGCGGTCACCGACATGCTCACCGAGGAGGCCGAACGCATGCCTCCGGACGCGCGCCAAGCCGTGGACCTCGTCGTCCGCGAGATCAACCGGCTGCGGGTACTGGTCGAGAACCTCATAGAGGCCAGCAGGCTCGACTCGGGGACCGTCGTGCTGAGCAGGGAGAACGCCGACATCGGCGTGGCGCTCGCCGACTGCCTGGAGATCCGCGGCTGGACGGGCCGGGTACGGCTGAATGTGCCGGCCGGGCTGACGTTCTCGGTGGATCCGCGGCGGTTCGACGTCATCGTGGCCAACCTCATCGGCAACGCGCTCACCCACGGCGCGCCGCCGGTGTCGGCGTCGGCGCGCACCACCCCCGAAGGCCTGGTGGTGCGGGTACGCGACCGCGGCAAAGGCATACCGCGGGAGGCGCTGCCGCACGTCTTCGACCGGTTCTACAAGGTGGAGGCCGGCCGCGCGCGCAGCGAAGGCAGCGGGCTCGGCCTCGCCATCGCCAGGGCCAACGCCGAACTGCACGGAGGGACCATCGACGTGCAGCTGATCGACCCCGGCACACTGTTCACGGTCCGGATCCCATGGCCATGA
- a CDS encoding response regulator — translation MAGILLVEDDPSVRTGLELALTRQGHSVTSYATGEEALDHVRARRPEIVILDVMLPGIDGVEVCRRIRRLDSLPIILLTARGDDLDTVVGLEAGADDYVVKPVEPRVLDARIRAVLRRLESASADRISFGDLVVDRGALKVTLEGREIHLTPTELRLLLELVRHPGQVLNRRYLLRAVWDHNHVADSRLVDACVQRIRAKIEPVPAEPVYIHTVRGFGYRFSPP, via the coding sequence GTGGCTGGCATCCTCCTTGTCGAAGACGATCCGTCCGTCCGCACGGGTCTCGAACTGGCGCTGACCCGCCAGGGCCACTCCGTCACCTCCTACGCCACCGGCGAGGAGGCCCTGGACCACGTACGCGCACGCCGTCCCGAGATCGTCATCCTGGACGTCATGCTTCCCGGCATCGACGGCGTCGAGGTGTGCCGGCGCATCCGCAGGCTCGACTCCCTGCCGATCATCCTGCTCACCGCGCGCGGCGACGACCTGGACACCGTGGTCGGACTGGAGGCCGGCGCCGACGACTACGTGGTCAAGCCGGTCGAGCCGCGTGTGCTCGACGCGCGCATCCGTGCCGTACTGCGGCGGCTGGAGTCCGCGTCGGCCGACCGCATCAGCTTCGGCGACCTGGTGGTGGACCGCGGCGCGCTGAAGGTCACCCTGGAAGGCCGTGAGATCCACCTCACCCCGACCGAGCTGCGGCTGCTGCTGGAACTGGTCCGCCACCCCGGCCAGGTGCTCAACCGCCGCTACCTGCTGCGCGCGGTGTGGGACCACAACCATGTCGCCGACTCGCGCCTCGTGGACGCCTGCGTGCAGCGCATCCGCGCCAAGATCGAACCTGTGCCGGCTGAGCCGGTGTACATCCACACGGTCCGCGGCTTCGGGTACCGTTTCAGCCCGCCATGA
- a CDS encoding transglycosylase SLT domain-containing protein: MRDRRSKREENEPPPPPRGRARNGSLLTPKRIAYIALTVVVLAGMGAYAVKTMKDNEAAPKDGLTLPELARMLDNPMAPDPKIDALKAAAAQAQRAEAIKAARENRPDFDPVKIVKKAPGGAGFDPAAFPPGSRPNPGSNKALGQQMAAARGWSAEWGCLEKLWDKESHWNERAMNRSSGAYGIPQSLPGSKMASAGADWQTNPATQIKWGLGYIAGRYKSPCGAWAHSQSVGWY, from the coding sequence GTGCGAGACAGACGGTCGAAGCGCGAGGAGAACGAGCCTCCGCCTCCACCGCGCGGACGCGCGCGCAACGGCTCCCTCCTGACCCCCAAGCGCATCGCGTACATCGCCCTCACCGTCGTCGTCCTCGCCGGCATGGGTGCCTACGCCGTGAAGACCATGAAGGACAACGAAGCCGCCCCCAAGGACGGCCTCACCCTCCCCGAGCTCGCCCGCATGCTCGACAACCCCATGGCCCCCGACCCCAAGATCGACGCACTCAAGGCCGCCGCCGCGCAGGCCCAACGCGCCGAAGCCATCAAGGCCGCCAGAGAGAACCGCCCCGACTTCGACCCGGTCAAAATCGTCAAGAAGGCCCCCGGCGGCGCCGGCTTCGACCCCGCCGCCTTCCCCCCCGGCTCCCGCCCCAACCCCGGCAGCAACAAGGCCCTCGGCCAGCAGATGGCCGCCGCCAGAGGCTGGTCCGCCGAATGGGGCTGCCTGGAGAAGCTCTGGGACAAGGAATCCCACTGGAACGAACGCGCCATGAACCGCAGCAGCGGCGCGTACGGCATCCCCCAGTCCCTCCCGGGAAGCAAAATGGCCAGCGCCGGCGCCGACTGGCAGACCAACCCCGCCACCCAGATCAAGTGGGGCCTCGGCTACATCGCCGGCCGCTACAAGTCCCCCTGCGGCGCCTGGGCCCACTCCCAGTCCGTCGGCTGGTACTGA
- a CDS encoding PIN domain-containing protein — MIVVDTGPIVAAAIANDRKHSACRRIFERLHRERRDLLIPSFVAAEACYMLGRLGGAKVEAAFLRSLRFGRLKLVDLTPDDLDRVSDLVERYADLPLGSADASVVALAERFHLPEVFTVDIRDFTVVRPAHIPGFIILSA; from the coding sequence GTGATTGTTGTCGACACCGGTCCGATCGTGGCTGCGGCCATTGCCAATGACCGTAAGCATTCCGCTTGCAGGAGGATCTTCGAACGGCTCCACAGGGAGCGACGCGATCTTCTGATCCCAAGCTTCGTGGCCGCCGAGGCATGCTACATGCTCGGACGTCTCGGTGGCGCGAAGGTCGAAGCCGCGTTCCTGCGCTCACTACGTTTCGGTCGCCTCAAACTCGTGGACCTGACGCCGGACGACCTCGACCGGGTCTCTGATCTGGTGGAACGTTACGCGGATCTCCCGTTGGGATCAGCCGACGCATCGGTGGTCGCGCTTGCGGAACGGTTTCACCTACCTGAGGTCTTCACTGTCGACATCAGGGATTTCACGGTGGTCAGACCGGCCCACATACCTGGCTTCATCATCCTGTCCGCGTGA
- a CDS encoding helix-turn-helix domain-containing protein, which yields MDEAGCVLMDEAGETFGEVLRRLRGDLPLREVGRRATVSLSHVWDLEKDRKRPSPRVAESLDRALNADGALIAAMHTGKRADQNPDNPRLIAKANKSHNLDNVHHGDEEDPTKRRRLLQLAAGVGVGAVGSPEPLRQLIDLAANAHRTPEDWDAAATAHLHALRTRPPTEVIKQLSIDLYFLREQLARPRSDADRRHLFQVAALLAGIQANAFTRTGDHGDAIRWSYTARKAADISQNLEVRLLVRGEEAILGLYGQRAPEDVLTLVRNATQIIATPWPRLVAAKAKALAMLGRHDEAATALRALHDLVERGIRGDRLGWWMDDQLFFAQSWVYSAAGREAAADTARDHMLKVTAENSFQYRTNIHLHEAICTVTQGGVTRGVRQATELLDALPAANRTVPILETARRVLHAVPFDQRSNSSVRDLRSLLTTAD from the coding sequence ATGGACGAGGCAGGGTGCGTGCTGATGGACGAAGCCGGCGAGACGTTCGGCGAGGTACTGCGACGCCTACGCGGAGACCTGCCGTTACGCGAGGTCGGCCGACGCGCGACAGTGAGCCTGAGCCACGTCTGGGACCTGGAGAAAGACCGCAAACGACCTTCACCCCGGGTAGCCGAGTCCCTGGACAGAGCACTAAACGCCGACGGCGCACTTATCGCAGCGATGCACACCGGTAAACGTGCTGACCAAAACCCAGATAACCCTCGCCTCATTGCCAAAGCCAACAAGTCACATAATCTGGACAATGTCCATCACGGCGATGAGGAGGACCCCACGAAACGCCGACGATTGTTGCAATTGGCCGCAGGCGTGGGAGTCGGTGCTGTCGGTTCCCCTGAGCCACTCCGCCAACTGATCGACCTTGCCGCGAACGCGCACCGCACTCCGGAAGACTGGGATGCCGCCGCTACGGCTCACCTGCATGCCCTGCGGACACGTCCGCCGACGGAGGTCATCAAGCAGCTCAGCATCGACCTGTACTTCCTGCGCGAGCAACTGGCGCGACCTCGGTCCGATGCCGACAGACGCCACCTGTTCCAGGTGGCGGCCCTCCTGGCAGGGATACAGGCCAATGCGTTCACCCGCACAGGTGATCACGGAGACGCCATCCGCTGGAGTTACACAGCCCGCAAGGCGGCTGACATCTCCCAAAACCTTGAGGTGCGCCTGCTCGTCCGAGGAGAGGAGGCCATCTTGGGCCTCTACGGACAGCGAGCCCCCGAGGACGTGCTCACACTGGTCCGCAACGCCACACAGATCATCGCCACGCCATGGCCCAGACTCGTGGCAGCGAAGGCCAAGGCCCTGGCGATGCTCGGCCGCCACGACGAGGCGGCAACGGCTCTTCGCGCTCTGCACGACCTCGTAGAGCGCGGCATCAGGGGCGACCGCCTTGGCTGGTGGATGGATGATCAACTGTTCTTCGCGCAGAGCTGGGTGTATTCGGCAGCCGGCCGCGAAGCCGCAGCCGACACCGCTCGTGATCATATGCTCAAGGTCACGGCAGAGAATTCTTTCCAGTACCGCACCAACATCCACCTGCACGAGGCGATCTGCACGGTGACCCAAGGCGGAGTGACCCGCGGCGTCCGGCAGGCCACGGAGCTGCTCGATGCCCTGCCGGCCGCCAACCGCACCGTCCCCATCCTGGAGACCGCACGTCGCGTACTGCACGCCGTCCCCTTCGACCAGCGATCCAATTCGTCCGTCCGCGATCTGCGGTCACTACTGACAACCGCCGATTGA
- a CDS encoding ATP-binding protein, with amino-acid sequence MPSTQDGGLRTVCWDLSDDPAMIGKARAMVREVVASWGLLSLADDVVLAVGELLANAVTYGEAPIRVSLWLGKDGLCVRVTDHGPERPRHLHLDVEAVHGRGLGIVAALADDTGVAALPDGPGKTVWARWLLAGHDPGGLGRR; translated from the coding sequence ATGCCATCGACGCAGGACGGCGGTCTTCGTACCGTCTGCTGGGACCTGTCCGACGATCCGGCCATGATCGGCAAGGCGCGGGCCATGGTGAGGGAAGTGGTTGCCTCCTGGGGTCTGCTCAGCCTTGCTGACGATGTGGTCCTGGCTGTCGGCGAGTTACTCGCGAACGCCGTCACCTACGGCGAGGCGCCGATCCGGGTGTCGCTGTGGCTCGGGAAGGACGGCCTGTGCGTCCGCGTCACCGATCACGGTCCTGAACGGCCCCGTCACCTGCACCTTGACGTCGAAGCCGTGCACGGCCGAGGCCTCGGCATCGTCGCCGCGCTCGCCGACGACACCGGGGTCGCCGCGCTTCCTGACGGGCCTGGCAAGACGGTGTGGGCTCGATGGCTGCTCGCCGGTCACGACCCTGGCGGCCTTGGCCGGCGGTGA
- a CDS encoding PhoH family protein, with product MSSSNPSTTSREGESAKRTYVVDTSVLLADPAAVSRFAEHEVVLPIVVITELEAKRHHPELGYFARKALRFLDDLRVRHGRLDEPMPIGEGTIRVELNHSDPAILPAGFRLGDNDTRILTVARSLAAEGFDVVLVSKDLPMRVKAASIGLAAEEYRADLVVESGWTGMAELQVTTEDVETLFEAGTAEIEEARELPTHTGLRLLSARGSALGRVLPDKSVRVVRGDREVFGLHGRSAEQRIALDILMDPEVGIVSLGGRAGTGKSALALCAGLEAVLERRQHRKVVVFRPLYAVGGQELGYLPGSENEKMSPWSQAVFDTLGAITTPEVIEEVLDRGMLEVLPLTHIRGRSLHDAFVIVDEAQSLERGVLLTVLSRIGANSRVVLTHDIAQRDNLRVGRHDGVVAVVEKLKGHPLFAHITLTRSERSPIAALVTEMLEDLSI from the coding sequence GTGTCCTCTAGCAACCCGTCCACGACCTCGCGCGAAGGCGAATCAGCCAAGCGCACCTACGTTGTGGACACCTCTGTCCTCCTGGCCGACCCGGCGGCGGTGAGCCGCTTCGCCGAACACGAGGTAGTCCTCCCGATCGTCGTCATCACAGAGCTGGAGGCCAAGCGGCACCATCCAGAGCTGGGATACTTCGCAAGGAAGGCACTTCGTTTCCTCGACGACCTGCGGGTACGGCACGGCAGGCTGGACGAGCCCATGCCGATCGGCGAGGGGACCATCAGGGTAGAGCTCAACCACAGCGATCCCGCGATCCTGCCCGCCGGTTTCCGGCTCGGCGACAACGACACCCGCATCCTCACCGTGGCCCGCTCACTGGCCGCCGAGGGCTTCGACGTCGTCCTGGTGTCCAAGGACCTGCCGATGCGGGTCAAGGCCGCGTCCATCGGCCTCGCCGCCGAGGAGTACCGCGCCGACCTCGTCGTGGAATCCGGCTGGACCGGCATGGCCGAGCTCCAGGTCACCACCGAGGACGTCGAGACCCTGTTCGAGGCCGGCACCGCCGAGATCGAGGAAGCCCGCGAGCTCCCCACCCACACCGGCCTGCGCCTGCTGTCCGCCAGAGGCTCCGCCCTCGGCCGCGTCCTCCCCGACAAGTCGGTCCGCGTGGTCCGCGGCGACCGCGAGGTCTTCGGCCTCCACGGCCGCTCCGCCGAACAGCGCATCGCCCTCGACATCCTCATGGACCCCGAGGTCGGCATAGTCTCCCTGGGCGGCCGCGCCGGCACCGGCAAATCCGCTCTGGCCCTGTGCGCCGGCCTGGAAGCCGTCCTCGAACGCCGCCAGCACCGCAAGGTCGTCGTCTTCCGCCCCCTGTACGCCGTAGGCGGCCAGGAACTCGGCTACCTCCCCGGCTCCGAGAACGAGAAGATGAGCCCCTGGTCCCAGGCCGTCTTCGACACCCTCGGCGCCATCACCACCCCCGAGGTCATCGAAGAGGTCCTCGACCGCGGCATGCTGGAAGTCCTCCCCCTGACCCACATCCGCGGCCGCTCCCTCCACGACGCCTTCGTGATCGTCGACGAGGCCCAATCCCTGGAACGCGGCGTCCTGCTGACCGTCCTCTCCAGAATCGGCGCCAACTCCCGAGTAGTCCTCACCCACGACATAGCCCAACGCGACAACCTCCGCGTAGGCCGCCACGACGGCGTAGTAGCCGTGGTCGAGAAACTCAAGGGCCACCCCCTGTTCGCTCACATCACCCTGACCCGATCCGAACGCTCCCCGATCGCGGCCCTGGTCACCGAAATGCTGGAGGACCTGTCGATCTGA
- a CDS encoding isoprenyl transferase, with protein sequence MGGVRDLVYRLYERRLEARLSGDQIPRHVGVIVDGNRRWARAMGLADVSHGHQKGADKISELVEWCREAGVEIVTVWLLSSDNMTRPKQELDPLMEIIEDTVRGLVAGGWHVNPMGALDLLPDRTARILKDAKEVTSRRPGLIVNVAVGYGGRREIADAVRSLLQEHASKGASIEELVEVLDVEHIAEHLYTRGLPDPDLLIRTSGEQRLSGFLLWQSAHSEFYFCEAYWPDFRRVDFLRALRSYAARHRRYGN encoded by the coding sequence ATGGGCGGCGTGCGCGATCTCGTGTACCGGCTGTACGAGCGCAGGCTTGAGGCCAGGCTGTCCGGGGACCAGATCCCCCGGCACGTCGGCGTCATCGTGGACGGCAACCGCCGCTGGGCCCGGGCCATGGGGCTGGCCGACGTCAGCCACGGCCACCAGAAAGGCGCCGACAAGATCTCCGAGCTCGTGGAGTGGTGCCGCGAGGCCGGGGTCGAGATCGTCACGGTGTGGCTGCTGTCGAGCGACAACATGACCCGGCCCAAGCAGGAGCTCGACCCGCTGATGGAGATCATCGAAGACACCGTGCGCGGCCTGGTGGCCGGTGGGTGGCATGTCAACCCGATGGGTGCCTTGGACCTTTTGCCCGATCGTACGGCCCGCATCCTGAAAGATGCGAAAGAAGTAACATCACGGCGGCCTGGGCTGATTGTGAACGTTGCAGTTGGGTATGGAGGAAGGCGTGAGATCGCTGATGCGGTGCGCTCCCTCCTCCAGGAGCACGCCAGCAAGGGCGCGAGCATCGAGGAACTCGTCGAGGTCCTCGACGTCGAGCACATCGCGGAGCATCTCTACACGCGCGGCCTCCCCGACCCGGATCTCCTCATCCGGACCTCGGGAGAGCAGCGACTCTCCGGATTCCTGCTCTGGCAGAGTGCCCACTCCGAGTTCTACTTCTGCGAGGCCTACTGGCCTGACTTCCGCAGGGTCGACTTCTTGCGAGCACTGCGGTCCTACGCCGCGCGGCACCGGCGGTACGGCAACTGA